A genomic region of Melanotaenia boesemani isolate fMelBoe1 chromosome 21, fMelBoe1.pri, whole genome shotgun sequence contains the following coding sequences:
- the LOC121632333 gene encoding zinc finger protein 226-like: MPQRRILQPDDSRGLGLMPPVPAASTSELEQTKDKTDLMLAADVQQVVVIKEEVPWSSSLDQRDPEPLHIKEEEEEFWTSQEGEQLHGQKETDFSRLSLNIVTVKSEDDDEEEPQSSQLHQIRTEDSRETEPPTSSSDNQMTTETDEADCGGAEVDSSETGVTYYDNDDEDWQKPLLSSEPQREDADPDMAVHEAEKPYDCGVCGEQFMGKTQLQLHLRAHKGERCYSCDICSKRFFIRELLHVHIRANHKCSKCQKIFRYRCLLKNHMAVVHTDVCPFNCDICGKRFKQKYYLNKHLRVHAENKPYQCDSCEKKFTCLYYLKIHMRVHIGEKPFICDVCGKSYTTKGKLNRHSVIHTKSELFSCEYCSKKFTLKTRLQVHVQTSHKCSKCLKTFRYRCLLKNHMTVAHTDEYPFHCEICGKKFKRKYDLPIHLRAHANKNKPHHCDTCGRSFTCLSYLKMHMVVHTGEKPFTCDVCGKSYTTKGNLKTHSVVHAKNKLRCEYCGKSFTLKKRLQLHLKHHPQCNVCEKRFQSLSSLKIHLMVHTGEKPFGCDRCGQRFNLKGNLKKHMGVHTGEKPFSCEVCGLRFARRTHVKIHMRVHTGKKKFGCDFCGTGFSCQKSLNMHLRLHAGEKPFLCEYCGERFILNSDLQKHVEFHTEKKQLRCDVMNVSPKEGL; the protein is encoded by the exons ATGCCTCAAAGGAGAATCCTTCAACCAGATGACTCCAGAGGGCTGGGTTTGATGCCCCCCGTACCTGCAGCATCCACATCAGAACTGGAGCAGACAAAAGACAAGACAGATCTCA tgttagctgcagatgtgcagCAGGTTGTGGTGATAAAAGAAGAGGTTCCCTGGAGCTCCAGTCTGGACCAGCGGGACCCAGAACCCCTCCACattaaagaggaggaggaggaattcTGGACCAGTCAGGAGGGAGAGCAGCTTCATGGACAGAAAGAGACTGATTTCAGCAGGTTGTCATTAAATATTGTGACTGTAaagagtgaagatgatgatgaagaagaaccTCAGTCCTCACAGCTTCATCAAATCAGAACTGAAGACAGCAGAGAGACAGAACCTCCAACCAGCAGCTCAGATAACCAGATGACAACAGAAACCGATGAAGCGGACTGTGGAGGAGCAGAGGTTGACTCTTCTGAAACTGGAGTCACTTattatgataatgatgatgaagattgGCAGAAACCTTTGCTCAGTTCTGAACCTCAAAGAGAAGACGCTGACCCCGATATGGCTGTCCATGAGGCTGAAAAGCCATATGACTGTGGTGTTTGTGGTGAACAGTTTATGGGAAAAACACAGCTTCAACTGCACCTGAGAGCTCACAAAGGAGAGCGCTGCTACAGCTGTGACATTTGTAGCAAAAGATTTTTCATAAGGGAACTTCTACATGTACACATCCGAGCCAACCATAAGTGCAGCAAGTGTCAGAAAATATTTAGATATCGGTGCCTCCTGAAGAATCACATGGCGGTCGTCCACACAGATGTGTGTCCATTTAACTGTGATATTTGTGGTAAAAGgtttaaacaaaaatactaTCTCAACAAACATTTGCGTGTTCATGCAGAAAACAAACCGTATCAGTGTGACAGCTGTGAGAAGAAATTTACATGTCTGTATTATTTAAAGATACACATGAGAGTCCACATAGGTGAAAAACCGTTTatctgtgatgtttgtggtaaaagtTATACCACAAAGGGAAAACTTAACCGGCATTCCGTCATCCACACTAAAAGCGAACTGTTCAGTTGTGAGTATTGCAGTAAAAAGTTTACCCTAAAGACTCGTCTTCAGGTGCACGTCCAGACCAGCCACAAGTGCAGTAAGTGTCTGAAAACATTTAGATATCGGTGCCTTCTGAAAAATCACATGACGGTAGCCCACACCGATGAATATCCATTTCACTGTGAAATTTGTGGTAAAAAATTCAAACGAAAATACGATCTTCCAATTCATTTGCGTGCCCacgcaaacaaaaacaaaccgcATCATTGTGACACATGTGGGAGGAGTTTTACGTGCCTGTCTTATCTAAAGATGCACATGGTTGTCCACACGGGGGAAAAACCTTTTACTTGTGATGTTTGTGGCAAAAGCTACACCACAAAGGGGAATCTAAAAACACATTCTGTTGTTCATGCTAAAAACAAGCTTCGTTGTGAGTATTGTGGTAAAAGTTTTACCTTAAAGAAACGTCTTCAGCTGCACCTCAAACACCACCCTCAGTGTAACGTTTGTGAGAAAAGATTTCAAAGTCTTTCCAGTTTAAAGATACACCTTATGGTGCACACAGGTGAAAAACCATTTGGCTGTGATCGTTGTGGTCAAAGATTTAACCTGAAGGGGAATTTGAAGAAACACATGGgcgtccacacaggagagaaaccttTTAGTTGTGAAGTTTGTGGTCTAAGATTTGCCCGAAGGACCCATGTTAAGATacacatgagagtccacacaggaaagaaaaaatttgGCTGTGATTTTTGTGGTACAGGCTTCAGTTGTCAAAAAAGCTTGAACATGCATCTAAGACTCCACGCGGGTGAAAAGCCATTTCTCTGTGAATATTGTGGTGAAAGATTTATTCTAAATTCAGATCTTCAGAAACACGTTGAGttccacacagaaaagaaacagctgAGGTGTGATGTGATGAATGTTTCACCCAAGGAGGGACTTTAA
- the LOC121632960 gene encoding gastrula zinc finger protein XlCGF46.1-like → MQKDLWIHQAREDLHDQEETDFSSFPLTVVTVKKEDDEEEPQPSQLHQVKTEDNRETELPTSSSDKPMKAETGGEPKPSKELDPNNHSPLNVDEKDLTSSETEVSEDDEDDWQEPLTDSGPETGDGDPDLKEKKMKRLRVHTEDKLLHCKGCDKTFKFKSDLEIHMIVHTGEKPFICEVCGKSYTQKGNLKKHSVVHRKDDQFSCEYCGKRCTQMKRLQGHIRLHPKCNFCEKRFRFQSDLNRHIIVHTDEQPFECNVCGERFKQKEYLKKHLSLHTGNKRHQCDFCEIRFRNLYDLRRHMRVHTGEKPFGCDVCGKIFTQTEHLKQHLTIHSGNKPFSCDRCGKSFNRKSNLQAHVNIHTGEKPFSCDVCGLSFTRKAYVKIHMRVHTGEKPFVCECCHKRFMQSSDLKKHMKFHKAEKKGCCDPVKVPHETP, encoded by the coding sequence ATGCAGAAGGATCTCTGGATCCATCAGGCCAGAGAGGATCTTCATGATCAGGAGGAGACTGATTTCAGCAGCTTCCCATTAACTGTTGTAACTGTGAAgaaggaagatgatgaagaggaaccTCAGCCTTCACAGCTTCATCAAGTCAAAACTGAAGACAACAGAGAGACAGAACTTCCAACCAGCAGCTCAGACAAACCGATGAAAGCAGAAACCGGTGGTGAACCTAAACCATCCAAAGAGCTTGATCCAAATAATCATTCTCCCTTAAATGTGGATGAAAAGGATTTAACATCTTCTGAGACTGAAGtcagtgaagatgatgaagatgattgGCAGGAACCACTGACAGATTCTGGACCTGAAACAGGAGACGGCGATCCCGActtgaaggaaaagaaaatgaaacgttTACGTGTCCACACGGAAGACAAACTGCTTCACTGTAAGGGCTGTGATAAAACATTCAAGTTTAAGTCTGATCTGGAAATACACATGATCGTCCACACGGGCGAGAAGCCTTTCATCTGTGAGGTTTGTGGAAAAAGCTACACCCAAAAGGGAAATCTTAAAAAACATTCTGTTGTCCACAGAAAAGATGATCAGTTTAGTTGTGAGTATTGTGGTAAACGCTGTACACAAATGAAACGTCTTCAGGGACACATCAGACTCCACCCCAAGTGTAACTTTTGTGAGAAAAGATTTAGATTTCAGTCGGATCTAAACCGACACATCATCGTCCACACGGATGAACAGCCCTTTGAATGTAATGTTTGTGGTgaaagatttaaacaaaaagaatacCTAAAGAAACATTTGAGTCTCCACACGGGGAACAAACGGCATCAGTGTGATTTCTGTGAGATAAGATTTAGAAACTTGTACGACTTGAGGAGACATATGAGAGTCCACACGGGCGAAAAGCCCTTCggctgtgatgtttgtggtaaaataTTCACCCAAACCGAACATCTCAAGCAGCATTTGACCATCCACTCAGGAAACAAGCCGTTCAGCTGTGATCGTTGTGGCAAAAGCTTCAACCGGAAGTCCAATCTTCAGGCACACGTGAatatccacacaggagagaaaccttTCAGTTGTGACGTTTGTGGTTTAAGTTTTACTAGAAAGGCGTACGTTAAGATACACATGAGAGTGCACACGGGTGAGAAGCCATTTGTCTGTGAATGTTGTCATAAAAGATTTATGCAAAGTTCTGATCTGAAGAAACACATGAAGTTCcacaaagcagagaaaaaaggGTGTTGTGATCCAGTGAAAGTTCCACATGAGACTCCatga